In Streptomyces sp. TS71-3, the following proteins share a genomic window:
- a CDS encoding aminopeptidase C produces the protein MAAGLTPDQLEFFEKGFAARPANQLMQNAVTQTPVDDVALDRRVLTGIDHSVSHHLDDWKVTNQKQSGRCWMFAGLNLLRVGAARKLGVRDFEFSQNHLLWWDKLERANYVLEAVIETSDRDVDDRTVAHLLADPISDGGQWNMFAALVAKHGLVPKSAMPETDSSSATRAMNRALQTLLRQGARDLRGRAADGVEAQRQHKREVLAAVHRVLSIHLGTPPQRFLWQWEDKDREFHRDGWLTPAEFAASYVQLPLDEYVCLVHDPRESSPAGRTFTVEYLGNVVDAPPVVYLNARIELLKQLAMDAIVGGEPVWFGCDVAKMMRADAGVWDAGLFDYAAVYDTPFTMDKAARLLHHDTEMTHAMLFTGVDVVDGSPRRWRVENSWGGERADKGFWTMNDSWFGEHVFEIAVRRSALPPELAGALDQEPIVLPAWDPMGALAD, from the coding sequence GTGGCAGCCGGCCTGACGCCGGATCAGCTGGAGTTCTTCGAGAAGGGGTTCGCGGCCCGGCCGGCGAACCAGCTGATGCAGAACGCCGTCACCCAGACTCCGGTCGACGACGTCGCCCTGGACCGGCGGGTCCTCACGGGCATCGACCACTCGGTCTCCCACCACCTGGACGACTGGAAGGTCACCAACCAGAAGCAGAGCGGGCGCTGCTGGATGTTCGCCGGGCTCAACCTGCTACGGGTCGGCGCCGCACGGAAACTGGGCGTGAGGGACTTCGAGTTCTCCCAGAACCACCTGCTCTGGTGGGACAAGCTGGAGCGGGCGAACTACGTCCTCGAAGCGGTCATCGAGACCTCGGACCGCGACGTGGACGACCGCACCGTGGCGCACCTGCTGGCGGACCCGATCAGTGACGGCGGGCAGTGGAACATGTTCGCGGCGCTCGTCGCCAAGCACGGCCTGGTCCCCAAGTCGGCCATGCCGGAGACCGACAGCTCCTCCGCGACCCGGGCGATGAACCGGGCCCTTCAGACCCTGCTCCGCCAGGGCGCCCGCGACCTGCGCGGGCGGGCGGCCGACGGAGTCGAGGCGCAGCGGCAGCACAAGCGCGAGGTGCTGGCCGCGGTCCACCGGGTGCTCAGCATCCACCTCGGCACGCCCCCGCAGCGGTTCCTGTGGCAGTGGGAGGACAAGGACAGGGAGTTCCACCGCGACGGCTGGCTCACCCCGGCGGAGTTCGCCGCCTCGTACGTGCAGCTCCCGCTGGACGAGTACGTCTGCCTGGTCCACGACCCGCGCGAGTCGAGCCCGGCCGGCCGCACCTTCACTGTCGAGTACCTGGGCAATGTCGTGGACGCCCCGCCGGTGGTCTATCTGAACGCGCGCATCGAGCTGCTGAAGCAGCTGGCCATGGACGCGATCGTCGGCGGCGAGCCGGTGTGGTTCGGCTGCGACGTGGCCAAGATGATGCGCGCCGACGCCGGGGTCTGGGACGCGGGCCTCTTCGACTACGCGGCCGTCTACGACACCCCCTTCACCATGGACAAGGCCGCCCGGCTGCTGCACCACGACACGGAGATGACCCACGCGATGCTGTTCACCGGCGTCGACGTGGTGGACGGCAGCCCGCGCCGCTGGCGGGTGGAGAACAGCTGGGGCGGGGAGAGGGCCGACAAGGGCTTCTGGACCATGAACGACTCGTGGTTCGGCGAGCACGTCTTCGAGATCGCGGTCCGGCGCTCCGCGCTGCCGCCGGAGCTGGCCGGCGCCCTCGACCAGGAGCCGATCGTCCTGCCCGCCTGGGACCCCATGGGTGCCCTCGCCGATTGA
- a CDS encoding GYD domain-containing protein, giving the protein MSKFLIQAAYTPEGTKGLLAEGGSGRRAAAEQVVAGLGGTVETVYFTFGDDDILLIVDLPDPAAMAAVSLAVKATGAVRTRATPLLTVEEVDEATRRQVSFRAPGA; this is encoded by the coding sequence ATGTCCAAGTTCCTCATCCAGGCCGCTTACACGCCCGAGGGCACGAAGGGGCTGCTCGCGGAGGGCGGGAGCGGCCGGCGCGCCGCCGCCGAACAGGTCGTCGCCGGCCTCGGGGGAACGGTCGAGACCGTGTACTTCACCTTCGGGGACGACGACATCCTGCTCATCGTCGACCTGCCGGACCCGGCCGCCATGGCCGCCGTCAGCCTCGCCGTCAAGGCCACCGGTGCCGTGCGCACCCGGGCCACCCCTCTCCTCACGGTCGAGGAGGTCGACGAGGCCACCCGCAGGCAGGTCTCCTTCCGAGCCCCCGGCGCATGA
- a CDS encoding maleylpyruvate isomerase N-terminal domain-containing protein: MTAIRDAYLEAAASVAALLGDAGVAVAWDRPSVLKEFSVHGLAGHVGSQVFYVSWLLEAQAAEEEPLPVADFYTRAAAFHADVDAEVNVNIREGGESAAAGGAEAFAGEVASAVARQRAALPAESADRIVSFVGTPLTLDDFLLTRMVEIVVHSDDLALSAGIPTPSFPPGVFEPVLDLLSRLAVVRHGQTAVLRALSRAERAPAVITGI, from the coding sequence ATGACCGCGATCAGAGACGCGTACCTGGAGGCGGCGGCGTCGGTGGCGGCGCTGCTCGGGGACGCGGGGGTCGCCGTGGCGTGGGACCGGCCCAGCGTGCTGAAGGAGTTCAGCGTCCACGGGCTCGCCGGCCACGTGGGGTCGCAGGTCTTCTACGTGTCTTGGCTGCTGGAGGCCCAGGCCGCGGAGGAGGAGCCGCTGCCCGTGGCCGACTTCTACACCAGGGCCGCCGCGTTCCACGCCGATGTCGACGCGGAGGTCAACGTGAACATCCGGGAGGGCGGCGAGTCCGCGGCGGCGGGCGGCGCGGAGGCGTTCGCCGGCGAGGTCGCCTCGGCGGTGGCCCGGCAGCGCGCGGCCCTGCCGGCCGAATCCGCCGACCGGATCGTGTCGTTCGTCGGAACGCCGCTGACGCTCGACGACTTCCTGCTGACGCGCATGGTGGAGATCGTCGTGCACTCCGACGACCTGGCGCTGAGCGCCGGCATCCCCACGCCGTCGTTCCCGCCGGGCGTCTTCGAGCCGGTGCTCGACCTGCTGTCCCGGCTCGCGGTGGTCCGGCACGGGCAAACGGCCGTCCTGCGCGCGCTGAGCCGGGCCGAACGGGCGCCCGCGGTGATCACGGGCATCTGA
- a CDS encoding phosphotransferase family protein codes for MAPRKVTRDQLEGAARAALGGGRRLEAVERLAGGTTKGVYRLTMDDTMTAIAYLWEDSENYWPITEHDGDLADPFSPGIGLDLFEAAHARLEALGLRVLEIHLVDRDRTHYPADLAIVEDVPGEDLMDLRNRDPRAAEPTMMRLAESLAVMRGHRAPSFGKVALIDGGGTSRSASCEQAALAFALRCLAEATTRDQRIADVHDRLEERLRQLTAAVRPRAEYSVVHGELGLDHVMVDRDGHPVVIDIENLLYFDVEWEHVFLRLRHTLGQYQQLAVDGLDEDRLALYELTQHLSLTAGPLRLLDGDFPDREFMRGIAEHHLNEALTMVPAS; via the coding sequence ATGGCACCCAGGAAAGTGACGCGCGATCAGTTGGAGGGTGCCGCACGGGCTGCGCTGGGTGGTGGGCGACGACTGGAGGCGGTCGAGCGACTCGCGGGCGGCACCACGAAGGGCGTCTACCGGCTGACCATGGACGACACCATGACGGCGATAGCCTATCTGTGGGAGGACTCCGAGAACTACTGGCCGATCACCGAGCACGACGGCGACCTCGCCGACCCGTTCTCGCCCGGCATCGGGCTCGACCTGTTCGAGGCCGCGCACGCGCGGCTGGAGGCGCTGGGCCTTCGAGTCCTTGAGATCCACCTGGTCGACCGTGACCGCACCCACTACCCGGCCGACCTCGCGATCGTCGAGGACGTGCCCGGCGAGGACCTGATGGACCTGCGCAACCGCGACCCACGCGCCGCGGAGCCGACCATGATGCGCCTCGCTGAGAGCCTGGCGGTGATGCGTGGCCACAGGGCGCCGTCCTTCGGCAAGGTGGCCCTGATCGACGGGGGCGGCACGTCACGCTCGGCCTCGTGCGAGCAGGCAGCACTCGCCTTCGCACTGCGCTGCCTCGCCGAGGCCACCACTCGCGACCAGAGGATCGCCGACGTCCACGATCGGTTGGAGGAGCGACTGCGTCAGTTGACCGCGGCGGTGCGGCCGCGTGCCGAGTACTCGGTCGTCCACGGCGAGCTGGGCCTGGACCACGTCATGGTCGACCGGGACGGCCATCCCGTCGTGATCGACATCGAGAACCTGCTGTACTTCGACGTCGAGTGGGAGCACGTGTTCCTCCGTCTCCGCCATACCCTCGGCCAGTACCAGCAGTTGGCGGTCGACGGACTCGACGAGGACCGCCTCGCGCTCTACGAACTCACCCAGCATCTGTCGTTGACAGCCGGCCCGCTGCGCCTGCTCGACGGGGACTTCCCCGATCGGGAGTTCATGAGAGGGATCGCCGAGCATCACCTGAACGAGGCGCTGACCATGGTCCCGGCGAGTTGA
- a CDS encoding aldo/keto reductase, which yields MKYRTIGTSSTTRREVSVLSLGAMLFGTATDEATSFAILDRYVEAGGTFVDTANNYAFWVGGTQGGESEALVGRWRRSRGVGREVVIASKVGGRPSRPTTTFINDLEGLSAPVIREQAERSRERLGVETIDLYYAHLEDAKTPVDETVEAFAELVADGTVGLVGASNHWIWRVERARRVAAAAGLPGYEVLQYHHSYLRMRTDMPSLRSADGNLGVVSGDHLSYLRDDPRLTLVGYSPLLGGAYVRPDKPLDPEHDHPGTPARLAALREVAADAGATLNQVVLAWMIGAEVPAIPLVGASSVAQLDESLAAVDLELTAEQRAKLDAAM from the coding sequence ATGAAGTACCGCACCATCGGCACCAGTTCGACCACGCGCCGCGAGGTCAGCGTCCTGAGCCTGGGAGCCATGCTCTTCGGCACCGCGACCGACGAGGCCACGTCGTTCGCGATCCTCGACCGCTACGTCGAGGCGGGCGGCACGTTCGTCGACACCGCGAACAACTACGCGTTCTGGGTGGGCGGCACCCAGGGCGGCGAGAGCGAGGCGCTGGTCGGGCGGTGGCGCCGCAGCCGCGGCGTCGGCCGGGAGGTCGTGATCGCCAGCAAGGTCGGCGGCAGACCGTCGCGCCCGACCACCACCTTCATCAACGACCTGGAGGGCCTGTCCGCGCCCGTGATCAGGGAGCAGGCGGAGCGGAGCAGGGAACGGCTCGGCGTGGAGACCATCGACCTCTACTACGCGCACCTGGAGGACGCGAAGACGCCGGTGGACGAGACCGTGGAGGCGTTCGCCGAACTGGTCGCGGACGGCACCGTGGGCCTCGTCGGCGCCAGCAACCACTGGATATGGCGGGTCGAGCGGGCCAGGAGGGTGGCAGCGGCGGCCGGACTGCCCGGCTACGAGGTCCTCCAGTACCACCACAGCTACCTGCGGATGCGCACCGACATGCCCAGCCTGCGCTCGGCCGACGGCAACCTCGGTGTCGTGTCCGGCGATCACCTCAGCTACCTGCGGGACGACCCCCGCCTCACGCTCGTGGGGTACTCGCCGCTGCTCGGCGGCGCCTACGTGCGCCCCGACAAGCCGCTCGACCCCGAGCACGACCACCCCGGCACCCCGGCCAGGCTCGCGGCGCTGCGCGAGGTGGCCGCGGACGCGGGGGCGACCCTCAACCAGGTCGTGCTGGCGTGGATGATCGGCGCGGAGGTACCGGCGATACCGCTTGTCGGTGCCTCGTCGGTCGCGCAGCTCGACGAGAGCCTGGCGGCCGTCGACCTGGAGCTCACCGCCGAGCAGCGGGCGAAGCTGGATGCGGCGATGTAG
- a CDS encoding helix-turn-helix transcriptional regulator, with protein MLRIAFSAADLTRLRLAHSPMVEVVTSSFVLNQPNRFRMYGSWRARVRPLVARAGLETMLAVVRGPACYVPDFLTPVPATARPSLEDEVRVLAATPLDRVAEEVGAAWAGHPAPPGIVRFATDPAGGLADLIQQIRRYFRLAIAPLWPRLRAVAEAEIAQRARTAAELGPRALLEDVHPQLDWDGSALRLGHAKSREWELDGHPLALMPAGFAGPLVHTMTEAPTGRALWYPPRGYGRLWDPARQFEPGSALAALLGPTRAAVLTLLAVPSTTGEVADALRLAPATASHHLTILRDAGLVVAERAGRRLRYLRTPLGEQLTAGTGTLPA; from the coding sequence GTGCTCCGGATCGCCTTCAGCGCTGCCGACCTGACCAGGCTCAGGCTCGCCCACTCGCCCATGGTCGAGGTGGTGACCAGCAGCTTCGTGCTGAACCAGCCGAACAGGTTCCGGATGTACGGCTCCTGGCGGGCCAGGGTGCGACCGCTGGTGGCCCGGGCCGGCCTGGAGACGATGCTTGCGGTGGTCCGCGGCCCGGCCTGCTACGTGCCGGACTTCCTCACTCCCGTCCCGGCCACCGCGCGGCCCAGCCTGGAGGATGAGGTGCGGGTGCTGGCCGCCACCCCGCTCGACCGGGTCGCCGAGGAGGTCGGCGCCGCCTGGGCCGGCCACCCGGCGCCACCGGGGATCGTCCGGTTCGCCACCGACCCGGCGGGCGGGCTGGCCGACCTGATCCAGCAGATCCGCCGCTACTTCCGGCTGGCCATCGCGCCCCTCTGGCCGCGGCTGCGCGCGGTGGCCGAGGCCGAGATCGCGCAGCGCGCCCGGACCGCCGCCGAACTGGGCCCGCGCGCCCTGCTGGAGGACGTGCATCCTCAACTGGACTGGGACGGCTCTGCGTTGCGGCTGGGCCATGCCAAGAGCCGGGAGTGGGAACTGGACGGGCATCCGCTCGCCCTCATGCCGGCCGGGTTCGCCGGCCCGCTGGTGCACACCATGACCGAGGCACCGACGGGCCGGGCCCTGTGGTACCCGCCGCGCGGATACGGCCGCCTCTGGGACCCGGCCCGGCAGTTCGAACCCGGCTCCGCCCTGGCCGCCCTGCTCGGCCCCACCCGGGCGGCGGTGCTCACCCTGCTGGCGGTCCCCAGCACCACCGGGGAGGTCGCCGACGCCCTCCGGCTGGCCCCGGCGACCGCCTCGCACCATCTGACCATCCTGCGCGACGCCGGCCTGGTCGTCGCGGAGCGAGCCGGCCGGCGGCTGCGGTACCTGCGGACACCGCTCGGCGAGCAGCTCACCGCGGGCACCGGGACGCTGCCCGCCTGA
- a CDS encoding L-lactate permease, with protein MYTQNLPLESVGWSALVAAVPLLTVLVLLGVFRWKAQWAGLAAFVVSLLVAVFAYDMPVGMTFDAAGYGAANSVITVLWITFNAIWIYNLTVETGHFAVLRRAFAAISDDKRIQAIVIAFSFGALLEALAGGGSPIAICSVMLVAAGFQPLKAAVIALLADTAPVAFGGMGNPITVLGTVTHLNPDDYGAMTGRQAPILAVLVPFLLVAIADGPRALKQVWPAALTAGLTFGVTQFALANYWSYKLGDIFAAIVSAGAVVALNRVWQPSDAPAGRAVPPVIAGGSVDHDPVAERRAGRPDGTDPRADKVLAFAPYLIVVVLFSLAQIGPIKEWLAKGTNSFQWPGLAGIHAGDGAPVATVFAVPWASTAGTLLFVSGILTAVVLRVGPLRALQVYGATLRQFGWAIFTVLCVFALSYVMNLSGQITTLGIWLAQTGSLFAFLAPLVGWFGVAVTGTDAGSNALFGGLQLTAAHQLHASPILFGAANTTGGVLAKMISPQNLAIGTAAVGLVGAEGTLFRRVFGWSVVMLALLCVIVYLQSTAVLGWMVVGG; from the coding sequence ATGTACACGCAGAACCTGCCCCTGGAATCCGTCGGCTGGTCGGCCCTGGTCGCCGCCGTTCCCTTGCTCACCGTCCTCGTCCTGCTCGGTGTCTTCCGCTGGAAGGCGCAGTGGGCGGGGCTCGCCGCGTTCGTGGTCTCCCTGCTCGTCGCGGTGTTCGCGTACGACATGCCCGTCGGCATGACGTTCGACGCCGCCGGGTACGGGGCCGCGAACAGTGTGATCACCGTCCTGTGGATCACGTTCAACGCGATCTGGATCTACAACCTCACCGTGGAGACCGGGCACTTCGCCGTGCTGCGCAGGGCGTTCGCCGCGATCAGCGATGACAAGCGGATCCAGGCGATCGTCATCGCGTTCTCCTTCGGCGCGCTGCTGGAGGCGCTGGCCGGTGGCGGTTCGCCCATCGCCATCTGCTCGGTGATGCTGGTGGCCGCCGGGTTCCAGCCGTTGAAGGCGGCCGTCATCGCCCTCCTCGCGGACACCGCGCCCGTCGCCTTCGGCGGCATGGGCAACCCGATCACCGTCCTGGGCACGGTCACCCATCTGAACCCCGACGACTACGGCGCCATGACCGGCCGCCAGGCGCCGATCCTCGCCGTCCTCGTGCCGTTCCTGCTCGTGGCCATCGCCGACGGCCCGCGCGCCCTCAAGCAGGTGTGGCCGGCCGCGCTCACCGCCGGACTCACCTTCGGCGTCACGCAGTTCGCACTCGCCAACTACTGGAGCTACAAGCTCGGCGACATCTTCGCCGCCATCGTCTCCGCCGGCGCCGTCGTCGCGCTCAACCGCGTGTGGCAGCCCTCCGACGCCCCGGCCGGGCGGGCCGTACCGCCCGTCATCGCGGGCGGGTCCGTCGACCACGATCCGGTGGCCGAGCGCCGGGCCGGCCGCCCGGACGGAACCGATCCGCGTGCGGACAAGGTGCTCGCGTTCGCCCCCTACCTGATCGTCGTCGTGCTGTTCTCGCTCGCCCAGATCGGCCCGATCAAGGAATGGCTCGCCAAGGGCACGAACAGCTTCCAGTGGCCGGGCCTCGCCGGCATCCACGCCGGCGACGGTGCGCCAGTCGCCACGGTGTTCGCCGTGCCGTGGGCGTCGACGGCCGGCACGCTGCTGTTCGTCTCCGGCATCCTGACGGCCGTCGTGCTGCGGGTGGGGCCGCTGCGCGCGCTCCAGGTGTACGGGGCCACCCTGCGGCAGTTCGGCTGGGCGATCTTCACCGTGCTGTGCGTCTTCGCGCTGTCGTACGTGATGAACCTGTCGGGCCAGATCACCACGCTCGGCATCTGGCTCGCGCAGACCGGTTCGCTCTTCGCCTTCCTCGCACCGCTCGTCGGCTGGTTCGGCGTCGCGGTGACGGGGACGGACGCGGGTTCCAACGCGCTCTTCGGCGGGTTGCAGCTGACCGCGGCGCACCAGCTGCACGCCTCGCCGATCCTGTTCGGCGCCGCGAACACCACGGGCGGCGTGCTGGCCAAGATGATCTCCCCGCAGAACCTCGCGATCGGCACGGCCGCGGTGGGGTTGGTGGGCGCCGAAGGCACGCTGTTCCGGCGCGTGTTCGGCTGGAGCGTCGTGATGCTGGCGCTGCTGTGCGTCATCGTCTACCTCCAGTCCACGGCGGTGCTGGGCTGGATGGTGGTGGGGGGCTGA
- a CDS encoding type 1 glutamine amidotransferase domain-containing protein yields MAKLLFVMTGARYWTLKDGTRYATGYWAEEFAAPYKALTDAGHDIVVATPRGVIPNVDMMSLRPEMAGSEKMALQLEEIIRDAEVMRRPIRLSEARLEDYDAVYFPGGHGPMEDLCVDADAGRLLTAALASGKPLAVVCHAPAAMLATRIHGRSPFEGYRVSGFTNDEENAVGLAPRARWLLEDELRAMGVDFTKGEMWKPYTVVDRNLFTGQNPASAGVLAERLLKVL; encoded by the coding sequence ATGGCGAAGCTGCTGTTCGTGATGACCGGCGCGAGGTACTGGACGCTGAAGGACGGCACCCGGTACGCGACGGGTTACTGGGCCGAGGAGTTCGCGGCCCCCTACAAGGCGCTCACCGACGCCGGACACGACATCGTGGTCGCCACGCCCCGCGGCGTGATCCCGAACGTCGACATGATGAGCCTGCGGCCCGAGATGGCCGGCAGCGAGAAGATGGCCCTGCAACTGGAGGAGATCATCCGCGACGCGGAGGTGATGCGCCGCCCCATCCGGCTGTCGGAAGCCCGCCTGGAGGACTACGACGCCGTGTACTTCCCGGGCGGCCACGGCCCCATGGAGGACCTGTGCGTCGACGCCGACGCGGGCCGGCTGCTGACCGCGGCGCTCGCCTCCGGCAAGCCCCTCGCGGTCGTCTGCCACGCCCCGGCCGCCATGCTGGCCACCAGGATCCACGGCAGGTCGCCGTTCGAGGGCTACCGCGTCAGCGGCTTCACCAACGACGAGGAGAACGCCGTCGGCCTCGCCCCGAGGGCCCGGTGGCTGCTGGAGGACGAGCTGAGGGCCATGGGCGTCGACTTCACCAAGGGCGAGATGTGGAAGCCGTACACGGTGGTCGACCGCAACCTGTTCACGGGACAGAACCCGGCTTCGGCGGGGGTTCTGGCCGAACGGCTTCTCAAGGTCCTGTAG
- a CDS encoding GNAT family N-acetyltransferase, giving the protein MLIRAARADEADLLTELALRSKAHWGYDEAFIKACREELTILPAEVDSRRIRVAESDGRLAGFVSVQGEPPEGEVGMMFVDPEFIGQGVGRLLFGRALTVARNAGFVRLTIDSDPNAEPFYRAMGATRIGTAPSGSIPGRVLPLLEITLGDRAGDG; this is encoded by the coding sequence GTGCTGATCAGGGCGGCCCGCGCCGACGAAGCTGACCTCCTCACGGAACTGGCGCTTAGGTCGAAGGCGCACTGGGGCTACGACGAGGCCTTCATCAAGGCATGCCGTGAGGAACTGACCATCCTGCCGGCCGAGGTGGACAGCCGGCGGATCCGCGTCGCCGAGTCGGACGGCCGCCTCGCGGGCTTCGTCTCCGTGCAGGGAGAGCCGCCGGAAGGTGAGGTGGGCATGATGTTCGTCGACCCGGAGTTCATCGGGCAGGGCGTCGGGCGCCTGCTGTTCGGCCGGGCCCTCACCGTCGCGAGGAACGCCGGTTTCGTCCGGCTGACGATCGACTCGGACCCCAACGCGGAGCCGTTCTACCGCGCGATGGGCGCGACACGCATCGGCACGGCACCGTCCGGATCCATCCCGGGCCGGGTACTCCCCCTGCTGGAGATCACCCTCGGGGATCGCGCCGGCGACGGCTGA
- a CDS encoding protein-arginine deiminase family protein, producing the protein MKRTPHSPSPRHDGATDHDGATRHNGSSRRGLSTPRGRRGLFTAVAVTAAVVGFALPASAAPTPVADLRADGARTGRIDMAGADSAAAGTALFLPNIDDDAVACRAPAKKIAADAVDREAANDTAFYAKKAELEKEPDQEKANQEYQELRRSHQKDQNEADRDMAACNDAADTVVNGAQDAADLARIRTVPFKAAPAGATGRVTVSEQAAPHVHLFVKRPGSSAPQGWELVTGKTVLTADELRHGVELGIEGRDVVRDWAVWDGRADVTLTVTADGAGASDTVPLREAPVLTQLNTQKLDQVLTAVPDKSDTVGSAWRDGVRAAAEDGGAEDGMRTLDTGGDEWAQDIFEPAYTSIPGAGGKPQGMHVLIGSVNDNRRVASRVAFTELAGHDVAAVHIEHVPTEDENSSYDSMGNLETIPPTPGHPAGQIVVGGAGYAPGRTGPASEVLTLLRSQGMQDPLSLDTSWLSVGHIDEFVQFVPAPGSRLGWRAVVADPTAGMRLLKDVRKAGHGDEIMHGGLPKLDWPYDTYLDQRTTNEFLADEQFVDTNRIAAEKIAANVAVLKQKAGLTDADIVRIPSLFTARGMDYHLLQSEIDSMEPGEEKDDAVAKLGAMREGVAEIPGPVNGLVLNGGRYVSPKPYGPVVDGKDVFAEAISAAFEKTGYQVTYLDDLTSPHVSEGEIHCATNTLRDVLGADQRWWAPNHG; encoded by the coding sequence ATGAAACGCACCCCCCACAGCCCGTCTCCCCGCCATGACGGGGCAACTGACCACGACGGGGCCACCCGCCACAACGGGTCCAGCCGCCGGGGCCTGTCCACTCCGCGGGGCCGCCGGGGCCTGTTCACCGCCGTCGCCGTGACCGCCGCCGTGGTCGGATTCGCCCTGCCCGCCTCCGCGGCGCCCACGCCCGTCGCCGACCTGCGCGCCGACGGAGCCCGGACCGGCCGGATCGACATGGCGGGCGCGGACTCCGCCGCGGCCGGAACGGCGCTGTTCCTCCCCAACATCGACGACGACGCCGTCGCCTGCCGGGCACCCGCGAAGAAGATCGCCGCGGACGCCGTCGACCGGGAGGCAGCCAACGACACGGCCTTCTACGCGAAGAAGGCCGAGTTGGAGAAGGAGCCCGACCAGGAGAAGGCGAACCAGGAGTACCAGGAGCTGCGGCGCAGCCACCAGAAGGACCAGAACGAGGCCGACCGCGATATGGCCGCCTGCAACGACGCCGCCGACACGGTCGTGAACGGTGCGCAGGACGCTGCCGACCTGGCCCGGATCAGGACCGTTCCCTTCAAGGCCGCCCCCGCGGGCGCGACCGGCCGGGTCACCGTCTCCGAGCAGGCCGCCCCCCATGTGCACCTGTTCGTCAAGCGCCCCGGAAGCAGCGCGCCCCAGGGGTGGGAGCTGGTCACCGGCAAGACCGTCCTCACCGCGGACGAGCTGCGGCACGGTGTGGAGCTCGGCATCGAGGGCCGCGACGTCGTACGCGACTGGGCCGTCTGGGACGGCCGCGCCGACGTGACGCTCACGGTCACCGCGGACGGCGCCGGTGCCTCGGACACCGTGCCCCTGCGCGAGGCCCCGGTCCTCACCCAGCTCAACACCCAGAAGCTGGACCAGGTGCTCACCGCCGTCCCGGACAAGAGCGACACCGTGGGCAGCGCCTGGCGCGACGGCGTGCGGGCGGCCGCGGAGGACGGCGGCGCCGAGGACGGCATGCGCACCCTCGACACCGGCGGCGACGAGTGGGCGCAGGACATCTTCGAGCCCGCGTACACGTCCATCCCGGGCGCCGGCGGGAAGCCGCAGGGCATGCACGTCCTGATCGGCTCCGTCAACGACAACCGCCGGGTGGCGTCCCGGGTCGCGTTCACCGAGCTCGCGGGGCACGACGTGGCCGCCGTGCACATCGAGCACGTGCCCACCGAGGACGAGAACAGCAGCTACGACTCCATGGGCAACCTGGAGACCATCCCGCCGACCCCCGGCCACCCCGCCGGGCAGATCGTCGTCGGCGGCGCCGGCTACGCGCCCGGCAGGACCGGCCCCGCCTCGGAGGTGCTCACGCTCCTGCGCTCGCAGGGGATGCAGGACCCGCTGTCGCTGGACACCTCCTGGCTCAGCGTCGGCCACATCGACGAGTTCGTGCAGTTCGTGCCCGCGCCGGGCAGCCGGCTCGGCTGGCGCGCCGTGGTCGCCGACCCGACCGCCGGGATGCGGCTCCTGAAGGACGTGCGGAAGGCCGGGCACGGCGACGAGATCATGCACGGCGGGCTGCCGAAGCTCGACTGGCCCTACGACACGTACCTCGACCAGCGCACCACGAACGAGTTCCTCGCCGACGAGCAGTTCGTCGACACCAACCGGATCGCCGCCGAGAAGATCGCCGCCAACGTCGCCGTCCTGAAGCAGAAGGCCGGCCTGACGGACGCGGACATCGTGCGGATCCCGTCGCTGTTCACCGCGCGGGGGATGGACTACCACCTGCTCCAGTCCGAGATCGACAGCATGGAGCCCGGCGAGGAGAAGGACGACGCCGTCGCCAAGCTGGGCGCCATGCGCGAAGGGGTCGCGGAGATCCCGGGACCGGTCAACGGCCTGGTGCTGAACGGCGGCCGGTACGTCTCGCCGAAGCCGTACGGGCCCGTCGTGGACGGCAAGGACGTCTTCGCCGAGGCGATCTCGGCGGCGTTCGAGAAGACCGGCTACCAGGTCACCTACCTGGACGACCTGACGTCACCGCACGTGTCCGAGGGCGAGATCCACTGCGCGACGAACACCCTGCGGGACGTGCTCGGCGCGGACCAGCGGTGGTGGGCGCCGAACCACGGCTGA